Proteins encoded within one genomic window of Fragaria vesca subsp. vesca linkage group LG1, FraVesHawaii_1.0, whole genome shotgun sequence:
- the LOC101294296 gene encoding uncharacterized protein LOC101294296 isoform 2, producing MVDQVHQGNTKNSYFGMKAWKYICDEFYKRTGLKWDKELKNRYADMRKIYVIIKSLLDRSDISWDEATGTITASDEVWAEYTKEHAEAEALRNSGCPIYKELCIIFSEPATNGKHDLPNEHEEGTPNFHQLDPLSFQQVVLSSSESEEADAAADHKETVQPIMPSSAGIRKRGRKGIDDAIAGAILEMAAASKLRKAAIQQRDARYTITNCIKALDEMKGVDEQVYFAAIDLFNDPTARELFLSLKRDKRLIWLQRKCRSSS from the exons ATGGTTGATCAAGTACACCAAGGGAACACAAAGAACAGTTACTTTGGCATGAAAGCATGGAAATATATCTGCGATGAATTCTACAAGAGAACGGGTCTGAAGTGGGACAAGGAACTGAAGAACCGATATGCAGATATGAGGAAGATATATGTTATAATCAAGTCACTTCTTGATCGTAGTGATATCAGTTGGGATGAAGCCACAGGGACTATCACAGCCAGTGATGAAGTATGGGCTGAATACACAAAG GAACATGCTGAAGCAGAGGCTTTAAGAAACAGTGGCTGCCCAATATACAAAGAACTATGTATAATATTTTCAGAACCAGCGACCAACGGAAAGCATGACCTTCCAAATGAACACGAGGAAGGGACTCCTAATTTTCATCAATTGGACCCATTGTCCTTCCAGCAAGTAGTACTTTCCTCATCGGAATCTGAGGAAGCAGATGCTGCTGCAGATCATAAAGAAACAGTTCAACCCATTATGCCCAGCAGTGCTGGCATCCGCAAAAGAGGGCGCAAGGGCATTGATGATGCCATCGCAGGAGCCATCTTAGAGATGGCAGCTGCATCAAAGCTGAGAAAAGCTGCTATACAGCAACGTGACGCCAGATATACCATAACTAATTGTATTAAAGCTCTGGATGAGATGAAAGGTGTTGATGAGCAAGTCTATTTCGCTGCTATTGATCTGTTCAACGATCCCACTGCAAGGGAGTTGTTCCTGTCTCTCAAACGTGACAAGCGCTTGATTTGGTTGCAGCGCAAGTGCAGATCAAGCAGCTGA
- the LOC101294792 gene encoding L-ascorbate peroxidase 3, peroxisomal-like — protein sequence MAEPVVDAQYLKEIEKARRDLRALISDRNCAPIMLRLAWHDAGTYNAETKTGGATGSIRNEHELSHGANSGLKIAVNFCEEVKAKHPRITYADLYQLAGVVAVEVTGGPTIEFVPGRKDSLESPEEGRLPDAKKGAPHLKDIFYRMGLSDKDIVALSGAHTLGRAHPERSGFDGPWTKEPLKFDNSYFVELLKGESEGLLKLPTDKALLDDPAFRPYVELYAKDEDAFFTDYAASQKKLSELGFTPPSSSVKEAEKTSVVVAQSAVGVAVAAAVVILGYLYEVHKRVK from the exons ATGGCGGAACCAGTCGTAGACGCGCAGTACCTGAAAGAAATCGAGAAGGCTCGCCGAGACCTCCGCGCCCTCATCTCCGACCGCAACTGTGCTCCTATCATGCTTCGTCTCGC GTGGCACGATGCTGGGACCTACAACGCTGAAACGAAGACCGGAGGGGCTACTGGCTCTATTAGGAATGAGCATGAGTTGAGCCACGGAGCTAATAGTGGTTTGAAGATTGCGGTTAATTTTTGTG AGGAAGTGAAAGCAAAGCATCCTAGAATCACATATGCTGACCTCTACCAG CTTGCTGGGGTTGTAGCAGTCGAGGTCACCGGAGGCCCTACTATCGAGTTTGTTCCCGGTAGGAAG GATTCATTGGAATCTCCTGAAGAAGGAAGGCTTCCAGATGCTAAAAAAG GTGCACCACATTTGAAGGACATCTTTTACCGCATGGGTCTGTCTGATAAGGACATTGTGGCACTGTCTGGAGCCCATACATTG GGTAGAGCACATCCAGAAAGGTCAGGCTTTGATGGCCCTTGGACAAAAGAGCCTCTCAAGTTTGACAATTCATACTTTGT GGAGCTACTGAAAGGAGAATCAGAGGGGCTGTTGAAACTACCCACAGACAAGGCTTTATTGGATGATCCTGCGTTCCGTCCCTATGTTGAACTCTATGCAAAG GATGAGGATGCATTTTTCACAGACTATGCAGCCTCACAGAAGAAACTATCAGAGCTAGGCTTTACTCCACCTTCATCTAGTGTCAAGGAAGCTGAAAAGACTAGTGTGGTAGTGGCACAAAGTGCTGTTGGAGTTGCGGTTGCCGCTGCTGTGGTGATTCTGGGTTACTTGTACGAAGTTCATAAAAGAGTCAAGTGA
- the LOC101294296 gene encoding uncharacterized protein LOC101294296 isoform 1 yields the protein MASHVTRSRVQAQLQEQQAKARWNTHLTKILASLMVDQVHQGNTKNSYFGMKAWKYICDEFYKRTGLKWDKELKNRYADMRKIYVIIKSLLDRSDISWDEATGTITASDEVWAEYTKEHAEAEALRNSGCPIYKELCIIFSEPATNGKHDLPNEHEEGTPNFHQLDPLSFQQVVLSSSESEEADAAADHKETVQPIMPSSAGIRKRGRKGIDDAIAGAILEMAAASKLRKAAIQQRDARYTITNCIKALDEMKGVDEQVYFAAIDLFNDPTARELFLSLKRDKRLIWLQRKCRSSS from the exons ATGGCTAGCCATGTTACTCGGTCGAGGGTGCAGGCACAGCTTCAGGAGCAACAAGCAAAAGCTAGGTGGAATACACATCTTACCAAGATACTTGCAAGTTTAATGGTTGATCAAGTACACCAAGGGAACACAAAGAACAGTTACTTTGGCATGAAAGCATGGAAATATATCTGCGATGAATTCTACAAGAGAACGGGTCTGAAGTGGGACAAGGAACTGAAGAACCGATATGCAGATATGAGGAAGATATATGTTATAATCAAGTCACTTCTTGATCGTAGTGATATCAGTTGGGATGAAGCCACAGGGACTATCACAGCCAGTGATGAAGTATGGGCTGAATACACAAAG GAACATGCTGAAGCAGAGGCTTTAAGAAACAGTGGCTGCCCAATATACAAAGAACTATGTATAATATTTTCAGAACCAGCGACCAACGGAAAGCATGACCTTCCAAATGAACACGAGGAAGGGACTCCTAATTTTCATCAATTGGACCCATTGTCCTTCCAGCAAGTAGTACTTTCCTCATCGGAATCTGAGGAAGCAGATGCTGCTGCAGATCATAAAGAAACAGTTCAACCCATTATGCCCAGCAGTGCTGGCATCCGCAAAAGAGGGCGCAAGGGCATTGATGATGCCATCGCAGGAGCCATCTTAGAGATGGCAGCTGCATCAAAGCTGAGAAAAGCTGCTATACAGCAACGTGACGCCAGATATACCATAACTAATTGTATTAAAGCTCTGGATGAGATGAAAGGTGTTGATGAGCAAGTCTATTTCGCTGCTATTGATCTGTTCAACGATCCCACTGCAAGGGAGTTGTTCCTGTCTCTCAAACGTGACAAGCGCTTGATTTGGTTGCAGCGCAAGTGCAGATCAAGCAGCTGA